The region GCGTCCCCCCGGAGCAGGCCGGGCGCGAACCGGACCTGATCGACGACCTGCTGGCCGCGCAGGCGGCCGACCCGGCGTTCTGGTCGGACCTGGACCTGCGCATGGCGGCCATCGGGGCGTTCATCGCGGGCATGGACACTGCCGCGAACACCCTGGCGTTCGTGCTGTACCGCGTGGGGCGGCACCCGGAACTGGTGCCCGCCCTGGTCGCGGAAGCTGACGCGGCCTTCCAGGACGGGCCGCCCAGCATGGAGAGCCTGGGGGGCCTGCCGCACCTGCACCGCTTCGTGATGGAATGCCTGCGCCTGCATCCCATCGCGCCCGCCATGACCCGCACCGTCACGCAGGACTTCGACTTCGCGGACGTCACGGTCCCGCAGGGTCGGCGGGTGATCATCGCCACGACCGTCCCGCACGGCCTGAACGACTGCTTCACGGACGCGGACACCTTCGACCCGGACCGCTTCGCGCCGGGCCGCATGGAGCACCGCCGTCCCGGTGCGTTCGCGCCCTACGGGCTGGGCACGCACATCTGCGCGGGCAGCGGCATGGCCGAGGGACTGATCATGCTGAACCTCGCGGCGATCCTGCGGACCCTGGACCTGCGCGGCGACCCCAGCTACGTCCTGCGTGAGGTCGCCCGCCCCACCGCCACACCCGACGACCGCCTGACCCTGCGCGTGACGAGCGTGCGGCACCCGGCGGTCAGTCTGCTCGCCTGAACGCCTACGCGGTCAGCGGTTCGAGGCTCCGCACGGGCTTCCCGGTCTGCCGCGCGTACGCGATCTCCCGGCGGGTAGAGTCTCCCACGTACCCGCCGGGGTTGATGATCAGAACCTCGTCCGCGAGGTCGATCTTGCGCAGGTGCAGCTCACCCAGGCGGTCCAGGGCCGCCTCGCGTTCGGCGCTGCTCAGGTGCGCCAGGGCGTCCTCGTCCCGCTGCCGGTGACTGCCGACGCTCAGGACGATCCGGCCCGCCAGCGTCTCGGCCAGCGACGCCGCGTCGAACTCGGCCAGGAAGCGCACGCTGCCGCACAGACACACCACGCGCGGCCTCTCCCCCACTGGAACATTCAGAACTGCAGGGCGTAGCGGGTGCCTGCGCCGTCGAAGCACTCGCCGATGCCGCGTTCCTGCGCGTCCACGGTCAGGGTGCAGGTCAGCAGGGCGGGCGGGGCTCCCTCGGCGCGGGCGATCAGGTTCCCGGTGTACGCGGGGACGGGGCGGCCCCCCTCCACGCGGGTGCCGCCGCCCGTGAAGGCGCTGCCGTCGGTGCCACTGCTCGCGCCGAACGCCACGCTGAAGCCCAGTCCGCCGGGCAGTGCGCCGCCCCCGATCAGGTACGTGCGGCCGGTGTACGTGCGCCCGCCGATGCGGATGGTGGCGTTGTCCGGCGCGAACGGGTCCCCCAGGCGCGGCGTGAGCGTCCCGCGCGTGAAGGTCACGGTACCCTCCTGCCCCGTCACGGCGTTCACGATCCGCCCGGTCTGCGGGGCGGTCACGGCCGGCGCGCACGCACCGAGGAGGGAGGCGAGCAGGGCCGCGCCAATCAGGGCATGGGGCTTCATACGCCCAGTGTAGCCCTGACGGTTCCGCTCAGCGGGCGACGACCTCGTGGATTTCCAGGATGTTCGGGCCGCTGAAGGCGTCCCTCGGGAGGGTGCCGCTGCGGGCGTGACCCTGCCGGAAGGCGTCGCTGGTCGTCCAGGCCTCGAAGGCCGCGCGAGACTCCCAGAAGGTCAGGACCACGAACGGATCGCCGTCGCGGGTGGGGCGCAGGACGTGGTTGGCGATGAAGCCGGGCATGCCGTCCACCAGTCCGGCCCGCTCGCGGAAGCGCGCCTCGAAGGTGTCGTGGTACTCGGCTTTCACGTGGATGCGGTTGGCGACGCTGATCATGAGGAACCTCCAGTCACCGGGCGAAGTCGTGGATGAACTGTTCCTGCTGCGGCGTCTCGATGGCGTGCGGGCTGCGGGTCTCGCGGACCAGGGCGATGGCGCCCTCGGCGTTCAGGCCGCCCTGCACGAGCAGGCACGCAGCGGTCAGGCCCGCGCGGCCCAGTCCGCCCCGGCAGTGCACGACGACGCTGCGCCCGTCGAGCAGGTGGGTCATGAGTTCGTCGATGTACGCGGCGAAGTCGCGCGGGTCGTGCGGCGCATGCTGGTCGGGGATGGGGTACGGGGCGATCTCGATCAGGTGCGTGGCGGCGGCGTCGTGGTAGCCGTCCATGCCGAGCAGGTCGAACTCGAAGTCCTCGATCAGGGGCGCGATGACGTTCGTGCCCTGCTGCGCGAGGGTCTGCATGTCTTCGGTGACGCTGCGGTCGTGGGTGACGCCCGGCTGGTACACGCTGCCGCCCTTCTTGCCGGGCGCGAAGGTCAGGCCCAGGCGGCCAGGCCACAGGCCGGTGGGAATCCAGTCCACGCGGATGGGGTTGACGGCGCTGGTCACGCGCGCGCGTCCTCGGCGATCCAGCGGGCGGCGTCCATGGCGTGGTACGTGATGATGGCGTCCGCTCCGGCGCGGCGCATGCCGGTCAGGGTTTCCAGGACGGTGCGGCGCTCGTCCATGAATCCGGCGGCGGCGGCGGCCTTGATCAGCGAGTACTCGCCGCTGACGTTGTACGCCACGACGGGCAGGTCGAATTCGCGCTTCAGGAGGTTCAGGACGTCCAGGTACGCCAGGGCGGGTTTGACCATCAGGGTGTCGGCGCCCTGTTCGGCGTCCAGGCGGGCCTCGCGCAGCGCCTCGCGGTAGCCTCCGGCGGGGTCCATCTGGTACGTGGCGCGGTTGCCGACGCTGGGGGTTGACCCGGCGGCGTCGCGGAAGGGGCCGTAGTAGGCGCTGGCGTACTTCACGGCGTAACTCATGACGGGTACGTGCGTGAAGCCCGCCCCGTCCAGTGCGGCGCGGATGGCGGCGACCTGTCCGTCCATCATGGCGCTGGGGGCGATCACGTCGGCGCCCGCGCGGGCCTGGGAGACGGCGGTCTGCGCGAGCAGGGCGAGGCTGGGGTCGTTGTCGACCGTCCAGGCGTCCGCGCCGCTGTGGCCGGGCACCTCGCACAGCGGGCCGCAGTGGCCGTGGTCGGTGTACTCGCACAGGCAGGTGTCGGCGATGACGTTGATGCCGGGCACGCTGGCCTTGATGGCGCGCGTGGCCCGCTGGATGATGCCGTCCTCGGCGTACGCCTGGGTGCCCACGGCGTCCTTGTGGTCGGGAATGCCGAAGAGGATCACGCTGGGAATGCCCAGGGCCAGGGCCTCGCGGGCCTGCTGCACGGCACTCTCGATGGAGTGGCGCTGCACGCCGGGCATGGTGGCGATGTCGGTCACCGTGTCGCGTTCATGCACGAAGATCGGGTGGATGAACTGACCGGGGTGCAGGTGCACCTCGCGGGTCAGGGCGCGCAGGGCGGGCGTGCGGCGCAGGCGGCGGGGACGGTCCATGCGCCTACGCTACCTCGCGGGCGGCGGGACGAATGCAACGGACCTCGGCAGCATGAAAAAAGCTCCCCGGCGTGGGGAGCCCCTGCCGGGTGGGGTCAGACGGTGCCGAGCAGGCGGCGCACGGCGAAGCGCACGCGGCCCAGGTTCGCCACGTCGTCGAAGGCGGTCAGGAGCACCTGGTTGCCGTGCGGGGTGAGCAGTACCGGGCCGCCGTCCACGTCGAGCAGCAGTTCCTGCCAGTCGGGGGTGTTCAGGTTGCTCTGGAGGCTGCCGATCACGGCGCGTCCGGCGGCGACCAGGGTCAGTTCGGCGGGCAGGTCGGTCTCGGTCAGGCCGGCCTTGGCGACGATCTTGCCGTCCGGGCCGACCAGGGCGGTGTGGCGCACGCCGCGCACGTCCATGAGGCTCTCGATCATGCCTGTTCCCTGGGGAGGCTGATGTCCAGTGCGAGGCGCGCGAGGGTCTGCTGGGCGGTGCGGGTGTCGCTGCCGCGCGTCATGGCGGCGCCGACGGTGTAGGGGCCGGTGGTGACGGCCACGACTTCCACGCGTTCGCTGGTGAAGGCGAGGCGGGTCACGTCGCCGGTGCCGAGGCGGCGGCCGGTGCGGTCCATGCCCTGGCGGAGCGAGGCGAGTTCGGCGGCCAGGCCGTCGCCGCCGTCGCCGTGCGCCTCGACGGCCAGGCCGTCCGGGCCGACGAGGGCGGCGGCGATGACGCCGGGCAGGGTGCGCAGGGGGTCGAGTTTCACAGCGTGGCCTCCAGTTTGCGGGCGGCGTCACGGCCGTACAGGCGGGCCTGCCCGAGGTTGCTGCGGCCGTCCACGGCGAGCAGCAGGAAGTACTCGGTCTTGATCGGGTGCAGGTACACGCTCAGGCGCTCGCCGCGCAGGTACAGTTCGCGGGGCGCGCCGCCCTGGAGGGTGTCGGTGTAGACGGTGTGCGCGGCGCGGTACAGTCCGGCGTGTTCGGCGACGAGCAGGCTCAGGTCGGCGTCGAGCGTGGCGTGCCCTTCGATCAGCAGGCCGTCGAGGCCCGCGATGGCGGCGGCCCAGGCGCCGTCCACGTCCCGTACGAGTTGTGTGAGTTGATCGAGCATCTGCCCCGCATCATAAGCTGCCGGGCTGCGCGGCGTGGCGTCTGTCCGGCCGGGCGGTGGGGGCGCCTCCCCCCCCGCGCCGTGCGTGGTTTTTCACGTCCGGGTCAGTCGGTCGCGCAGGGCGCTCAGGTCGCCGCCCGGCAGGCCGTGTGCGTTCAGGTACGCGTCCAGCTGGCCCCAGTGTTGGTCGATGTGGGTCAGGGTGAGGTGGATGTCGTCGGCGCGGGTCGCGGCGAACGGGGCGAGGTGCGCCCACTGCTCGGGCGTGCGGCGGGCCTGCTGGTCGCGGTAGAAATCGCGCAGGGCGGGACCGCTGGCGGCGTCGTCGGCGGCCGTCTGGTCGCGGGTCTGTCCGGCGAGTTCGCTGCACAGGGCGGCGATCAGGCCGGTGCGGTCCTTGCCCGCGTGGCAGTGAATGAGGACCGGGCCGGGTGGGGCGTCGAGGATCGCGCCCAGGACCGTCACGATCTGGTTGGGCGCGTGGTCGAGCATGGCGGTCATGTGGTCGGCGTTGGTGCGGGCGGCGGCGCTGGCTTCGTTGAAGGCGCGGTGGCGCCACGGGAGCAGGGGCAGGTTCAGGTCGGCGGGGTGGCCCAGGAACGGGGGTGGATCGGCCGCGCGTTCGGTGCGGCTGCGCAGGTCGATGTTGCGGCTGAAGTTCAGGGCCTTCACAGCAGAATTCAGAGGGATTGAAGGTCTTTCTCAATCCCGATGAACCGAGCGGAGCGAGCACCTGGGAAGGACAGTGGTTGGAGGTGGAGTTGAGGGGCGTGCTGTTGGCCCCTCAATGGAACTGGAAACCGCTGTCAGGTCGCGCCGACCGTCTGGCGTGAGGCGGCTGAGGGTGTCGCTGCGGCACAGGCCGGGGAGGCTGCGGCGGAAATTGAGGAGGCCGCCGGGTGGCTGTTCGGAGGTGGTCATGGAGGGTGCAGTCTGGCGGGTCGGCTGCCGGGGTCGGGGTGGCGGGAGTGACGGTGTGGTGCGGGATTTCTGGGGTACAATGGGGTCATTGAGGGAGCCGGTTCTATTACGCTAAAAGCATAATGAGTGTGATAGAATCAATCCATTCCCGGACAGGCCGGGCCTCGACATTTCAGGCTGACGCGGCGCCACTGCCGGGCCGCAGCAGCCTCACGACTGGAGCCACATGACTGGAATTCACCCCGTTGACATCACCAGTGAAGTCAAGACCAACTTCATCAACTACGCCATGAACGTGATCGTGGACCGCGCGCTGCCCGACGTGCGCGACGGTCTCAAGCCCGTGCAGCGCCGCATCATGTACGCGATGATGCTCGAGGGCCTGTACTCGAACGTCAAGCACGCCAAGTCCGCGTCCGTCGTGGGCGAGGTCATGAAGAAGTACCACCCGCACGGTGACAGCAGCATCTACGACGCGATGGTGCGCCTGGGCCAGTGGTGGAACATGCGCTACCCGATGGTGCACCCCCAGGGGAACTTCGGGTCCATCGACGGTGACCCGCCCGCCGCGATGCGCTACACCGAGGCGCGCATGACCAAGGTCGCCGAGGAAGTCCTGGCCGACCTGGAAAAGAAGACGGTGGACCTCAAGCCCAACTACGACGAGACCACCGAGGAACCCACGGTGCTGCCCAGCGCCGTGCCGAACCTGCTCATCAACGGGGCGTCGGGCATCGCGGTGGGGATGGCGACGAACATCCCGCCGCACAACCTCACCGAGATCTGCAACGGTCTGCTCGCGCTGATCGAGGACCCGACCATCGGCCTGGACGAGATGATGACGCACGTGCAGGGCCCGGACTTCCCCACGGGCGGGCGCATCAGCCGCGCGGGCATCCGGGAGGCGTACGCGACCGGGCACGGCGGCCTGAAGGTGCGCGGCAAGGCCCGCATCGACGAGAAGAACGGCCGCAACCAGATCATCATCAGCGAGATCCCGTATCAGGTGAACAAGACCAACCTGATCCAGACGATCAGCGCGATGTACAAGGCCGGGAAAATCCCGGACATCAGCGCGCTGCGTGACGAGTCCGACCGCAAGGACCCGGTGCGCATCGTGATCGACCTGAAGCGCGGCGCGATTCCCACGCTGGTGCTGAACCAGCTGTACAAGTACACGCAGCTGCAGAGCACGTTCACGATCATCAACCTGAGCATCGTGCACGGCGAGCCGCGCGTGCTGCCCCTGATCGACACCATGCGCTACTTCCTGGACCACCGCCAGGACGTCGTGACCCGCCGCACGCAGTACGACCTGGACAAGGCGCAGGAACGCGCCCATATCCTCGAAGGGCTGCTCAAGGCCCTGGACCACATCGACGAGGTCATCACGCTGATCCGCGCGAGCAACACGGGCGCCGAGGCGCGCGACTCGCTGATGGCCCGCTTCGGCCTGACCGAGGTGCAGGCCCAGGCGATCCTGGACATGCGCCTGCAGCGTCTGGTGGGCCTGGAACGCGAGAAACTGCAGGGCGAGTACGACGAACTGCAGAAGACCATCGCGTTCCTGCAGTCGATCCTGGGTGACGAGAAGCTGCTGTGGCGCGAGATCAAGAAGGAGATCCGCGCCGTGCGCGACAACTACGGTGACGAGCGCCGCAGCGCGATCACGCTGCTGGAGGAGGACATCACCAAGGAGGACCTGATCGCCGTGGAGGACATGGTCATCACCATGACCAAGGCCGGGTACCTCAAGCGCACGAAGCTGGACGCCTACCGCGCCCAGAGTCGCGGCGGGCGCGGCGCGAGCGGTGGCAAGCTGCGCGAGGAGGACGTGAACACCCGCGTGTTCGTCGGCTCCACGCACGACTACCTGCTGTTCTTCACCGATCAGGGCCGCGTGTTCCACGAGAAGATCTACGACCTGCCGGAGGCGGGCCGTGACGCGAAGGGCACGCACATCCGCAACCTGCTGCCCAGCCTGCGTGAAGAGGAGAACGTCGCCAGCGTGCTGAGCGTGAAGGGCTTCGAGGAGGCCGGGTGCTTCATCTTCGCCACGAAGAACGGCATCGTGAAGAAGACGCTGATCACCGAGTACGGCAACATCACCTCCGCCGGTCTGATCGCCATCAACCTCCAGCCCGGTGACGAGCTGATCGGGGTGGGCATCGTGCAGGACGGCGACCACGTGGTCCTGGCGACCCGCAACGGCAAGGCGATGCGCTTCGAGAGCGGCGAGGTGCGCGAGACGGGCCGCGCGACGCAGGGCGTGATCGGCATCCGCCTGCGTGATGGAGAGGACGACGCGGTCGTGAGCATGGCGCTGGTGCCCGGCAGCGACGTGGACAGCGAACTGCTCGCGGTCAGCGAGTGCGGCCTGGGCAAGCGCACCCCGGTGGGCGACTACCCGGCCAAGGGGCGCGGCGGGATGGGCGTGATCACGCTGGACGTGACCGACAAGACCGGCAAGCTCGTGACCCTGGCCCGCGTGGGCGGCAACGAGGAACTGATGGTCCTGAC is a window of Deinococcus grandis DNA encoding:
- a CDS encoding cytochrome P450 codes for the protein MTDALPLPSSPRVIPTVPGPPVIGSITQLYPHRLRDFLTGAYREHGPVFNVTGLGQTFTVLAGPEANVWTVKEGHRHLRSLEAWRPNDQAFGVQRSMISVDGAEHRAFRRVEGRTYTRAYLGANLRRALAVTAEDLAPLRAGDDLQVAHWCKSVITEQLARVVVNGTARPYLNDLLSFVQNTLMVRVTRQRPPLVEHLPGFRRARARSLGMVEALIDEHRRVPPEQAGREPDLIDDLLAAQAADPAFWSDLDLRMAAIGAFIAGMDTAANTLAFVLYRVGRHPELVPALVAEADAAFQDGPPSMESLGGLPHLHRFVMECLRLHPIAPAMTRTVTQDFDFADVTVPQGRRVIIATTVPHGLNDCFTDADTFDPDRFAPGRMEHRRPGAFAPYGLGTHICAGSGMAEGLIMLNLAAILRTLDLRGDPSYVLREVARPTATPDDRLTLRVTSVRHPAVSLLA
- a CDS encoding antibiotic biosynthesis monooxygenase family protein: MISVANRIHVKAEYHDTFEARFRERAGLVDGMPGFIANHVLRPTRDGDPFVVLTFWESRAAFEAWTTSDAFRQGHARSGTLPRDAFSGPNILEIHEVVAR
- a CDS encoding cyclin-dependent kinase inhibitor 3 family protein — protein: MTSAVNPIRVDWIPTGLWPGRLGLTFAPGKKGGSVYQPGVTHDRSVTEDMQTLAQQGTNVIAPLIEDFEFDLLGMDGYHDAAATHLIEIAPYPIPDQHAPHDPRDFAAYIDELMTHLLDGRSVVVHCRGGLGRAGLTAACLLVQGGLNAEGAIALVRETRSPHAIETPQQEQFIHDFAR
- the hemB gene encoding porphobilinogen synthase, producing MDRPRRLRRTPALRALTREVHLHPGQFIHPIFVHERDTVTDIATMPGVQRHSIESAVQQAREALALGIPSVILFGIPDHKDAVGTQAYAEDGIIQRATRAIKASVPGINVIADTCLCEYTDHGHCGPLCEVPGHSGADAWTVDNDPSLALLAQTAVSQARAGADVIAPSAMMDGQVAAIRAALDGAGFTHVPVMSYAVKYASAYYGPFRDAAGSTPSVGNRATYQMDPAGGYREALREARLDAEQGADTLMVKPALAYLDVLNLLKREFDLPVVAYNVSGEYSLIKAAAAAGFMDERRTVLETLTGMRRAGADAIITYHAMDAARWIAEDARA
- a CDS encoding roadblock/LC7 domain-containing protein; translated protein: MIESLMDVRGVRHTALVGPDGKIVAKAGLTETDLPAELTLVAAGRAVIGSLQSNLNTPDWQELLLDVDGGPVLLTPHGNQVLLTAFDDVANLGRVRFAVRRLLGTV
- a CDS encoding roadblock/LC7 domain-containing protein — protein: MKLDPLRTLPGVIAAALVGPDGLAVEAHGDGGDGLAAELASLRQGMDRTGRRLGTGDVTRLAFTSERVEVVAVTTGPYTVGAAMTRGSDTRTAQQTLARLALDISLPREQA
- a CDS encoding roadblock/LC7 domain-containing protein — its product is MLDQLTQLVRDVDGAWAAAIAGLDGLLIEGHATLDADLSLLVAEHAGLYRAAHTVYTDTLQGGAPRELYLRGERLSVYLHPIKTEYFLLLAVDGRSNLGQARLYGRDAARKLEATL
- a CDS encoding tyrosine-protein phosphatase encodes the protein MKALNFSRNIDLRSRTERAADPPPFLGHPADLNLPLLPWRHRAFNEASAAARTNADHMTAMLDHAPNQIVTVLGAILDAPPGPVLIHCHAGKDRTGLIAALCSELAGQTRDQTAADDAASGPALRDFYRDQQARRTPEQWAHLAPFAATRADDIHLTLTHIDQHWGQLDAYLNAHGLPGGDLSALRDRLTRT
- the gyrA gene encoding DNA gyrase subunit A — encoded protein: MTGIHPVDITSEVKTNFINYAMNVIVDRALPDVRDGLKPVQRRIMYAMMLEGLYSNVKHAKSASVVGEVMKKYHPHGDSSIYDAMVRLGQWWNMRYPMVHPQGNFGSIDGDPPAAMRYTEARMTKVAEEVLADLEKKTVDLKPNYDETTEEPTVLPSAVPNLLINGASGIAVGMATNIPPHNLTEICNGLLALIEDPTIGLDEMMTHVQGPDFPTGGRISRAGIREAYATGHGGLKVRGKARIDEKNGRNQIIISEIPYQVNKTNLIQTISAMYKAGKIPDISALRDESDRKDPVRIVIDLKRGAIPTLVLNQLYKYTQLQSTFTIINLSIVHGEPRVLPLIDTMRYFLDHRQDVVTRRTQYDLDKAQERAHILEGLLKALDHIDEVITLIRASNTGAEARDSLMARFGLTEVQAQAILDMRLQRLVGLEREKLQGEYDELQKTIAFLQSILGDEKLLWREIKKEIRAVRDNYGDERRSAITLLEEDITKEDLIAVEDMVITMTKAGYLKRTKLDAYRAQSRGGRGASGGKLREEDVNTRVFVGSTHDYLLFFTDQGRVFHEKIYDLPEAGRDAKGTHIRNLLPSLREEENVASVLSVKGFEEAGCFIFATKNGIVKKTLITEYGNITSAGLIAINLQPGDELIGVGIVQDGDHVVLATRNGKAMRFESGEVRETGRATQGVIGIRLRDGEDDAVVSMALVPGSDVDSELLAVSECGLGKRTPVGDYPAKGRGGMGVITLDVTDKTGKLVTLARVGGNEELMVLTEKGTVIRTRVEEVRVTGRNAQGVKVINIGDKDCVISAFPIRREDEL